One region of Miscanthus floridulus cultivar M001 chromosome 19, ASM1932011v1, whole genome shotgun sequence genomic DNA includes:
- the LOC136525828 gene encoding uncharacterized protein, protein MDTEAMPLPPPPPLRTRVAVAKRLPPHSSRKRPAEVPMLAPLKALKVNLGSTAHWVAEVQAALHHGTASARADPKEPTTQGGATEAALTQEGEAAPPPGDGKARGSDAAEVPLAVKTTGTEVPGVSQAGATEAAAPRTIETVAASTRALATAEAMMAEAGAPKNTEAMMVEAGAPGTTEATMAEARAPGTTDADVIVAGLPAQEVEMKAAEALVAPLVQGPPPLRESAREVEILLISSNDTSRAQEMAGTEVAGVVEQPVPTPGEGSSALTRVRPKPRGWNHPRVLWQSQDDPEAEPLFALEDVAEGGRWDTFEQYRQLAERSLRTALSVVGDDLPGVAQELETQSLGKSVFLRRERDVWDQLQRQKGLLAELGSEASRAAEASRVEAQRLKEKAEAFRVEARHWEVKAKESEAEVTRVAEASSAVQMVLETKIEEHEALKSAACAACEALVVEGVQSGSSLGCRLIALSGQADEVVMKLLEAAEGPGTALAMLFEEKVVPPPPSADARGPKP, encoded by the exons atggacacggaggccatgcctctgccgccgccaccgcctttgcggaCAAGGGTCGctgtggcgaagcggttgccgccccactcgag CCGAAAgcgacctgcggaggtgcctatgttggcgccccttaaagcgctcaaggttaacctcggctccaccgcccactgggtggcggaggtgcAAGCCGCCCTGCATCATGGCACAGCGtcagcgagggccgacccgaaggagccgaccactcaaggaggggctaccgaggcaGCCCTGACACAGGAGGGGGAGGCGGCGCCTCCGCCCGGCGATGGCAAGGCCCGTGGGTCAGATGCGGCCGAGGTTCCCTTGGCCGTCAAGACCACCGGGACCGAGGTCCCTGGGGTTTCACAGGCCGGGGCGACGGAGGCTGCGGCGCCCAGGACCATCGAGACTGTTGCGGCGAGCACCAGAGCCCTCGCGACcgccgaggccatgatggcggaggccggagcccctaagaacaccgaggccatgatggtggaggccggagcccctgggaccaccgaggccacgatggcagaggccagagcccctgggaccaccgaCGCTGACGTGATCGTGGCGGGGCTaccggcccaggaagtggagatgaaggcggcggaggccttggtggcacccttggttcaaggcccgccgccattgcgggagagcgcccgggaggtggagatTCTTCTGATCTCCTCCAACGATACTTCCCGAGCGCAGGAGATGGCTGGCACTGAGGTGGCTGGTgtcgtggaacagccggttccaaccccgggcgagggaagctcggccctcacgCGGGTGCGACCCAAGCCCCGCGGGTGGAAccacccgcgtgtcctgtggcaaagccaggatgatcctgaggcagagcctctgtttgcccttgaggacgtggccgagggcggtcgctgggacacattcgagcagtaccgccagctggcggagcggtctctACGAACAGCACTGTCCGTGGTGGGCGATGatttgcccggagtcgcccag gagctcgagacccaatctcttgggaagtcggtcttcctccgccgggagagggatgtctgggaccagcttcagcggcagaagggccttcttgcag agctagggagtgaagcttctagggcggccgaggcttctcgggtcgaggctcagcgcctgaaggagaaagccgaggcctttcGAGTCGAGGCCCGACACTGGGAGgttaaggccaagg agtcagaggcggaggttacccgagtagccgaggcttccagcgcggtgcagatggTGCTCGAGACCAAGATCGAGGAGCACGAGGCACTGAAGAGTGCCGCCTgtgccgcctgcgaggccctggtggtcgagggggttcagtcaggaaGCTCCCTTGGGTGCcgtctgattgcgttgagcggtcaa gccgacgaggtggtgatgaagctgttggaggcggcggaaggtccTGGCACCGCGCTGGCAATGTTGTTTGAAGAgaaggtggtccctcccccgccgtctgcTGATGCCAGAGGTcctaagccttga